The following proteins come from a genomic window of Rutidosis leptorrhynchoides isolate AG116_Rl617_1_P2 chromosome 10, CSIRO_AGI_Rlap_v1, whole genome shotgun sequence:
- the LOC139871825 gene encoding ATP-dependent RNA helicase HAS1-like, which translates to MAILDNNPNIKTDNGEGSNSKKKRKRNKNKKNNNGAEASQVAEVDESEKDEVEREIEVKEKKGKKKVKKNKKMKSEEHEIETDEIKEEEEEEDGDEGLNVEEEEEIKETKKTKVKRSADTGIMSSDSFTLLPLSEPTKKAIADMGFQYMTQIQSRGIPPLLEGKDVLGAARTGSGKTLAFLIPAVELLYRGNFVPRNGTGVVVICPTRELAIQTHAVAKDLLKYHSQTLGLVIGGAARRGEAERLVKGVNLLVATPGRLLDHLQNTKGFIYKNLKCFVIDEADRILEANFEEEMKQIIKILPKAEQTALFSATQTKKVEDLARLSFRNTPVYIDVDDGRVEVTNEGLQQGYCVVPSAKRFILLYSFLIRNLSKKVMVFFSSCNSVKFHSELLTYIQVECFDIHGKQKQQKRTSTFFDFCKAEKGILLCTDVAARGLDIPAVDWIVQYDPPDEPKEYIHRVGRTARGEGAKGNALLFLIPEELQFLRYLKAAKVPVKEYEFDEKKMKNVQSHLEKLVGNNYYLNKSAKEAYRSYLLAYNSHSMKDIFNVHRLDMQAVAASFCFSNPPKLNLNIDSNASKFRQKSRKIEGRSRNGFSENNPYGRNRGGRDDNTQIVRY; encoded by the exons ATGGCAATTTTAGATAACAACCCTAATATTAAAACTGATAACGGTGAGGGTTCGAATAGCAAAAAGAAACGAAAGAGGAACAAGAACAAAAAGAACAATAATGGTGCCGAAGCTTCACAAGTAGCAGAAGTCGATGAAAGTGAAAAAGATGAGGTGGAGAGAGAAATTGAGGTGAAAGAGAAGAAGGGGAAGAAGAAGGTGAAGAAAAATAAGAAGATGAAAAGCGAAGAACATGAGATCGAGACCGATGAAATAAAagaggaagaggaagaagaagacggCGATGAGGGTTTGAACGTTGAGGAAGAAGAGGAGATAAAGGAGACGAAGAAAACGAAGGTGAAGCGCAGTGCGGATACTGGTATTATGAGTAGTGATTCGTTTACTCTTTTACCCTTGTCTGAACCAACCAAGAAAGCTATTGCGGATATGGGTTTTCAGTATATGACACAG ATTCAATCCAGAGGTATTCCTCCTCTATTGGAAGGAAAAGATGTTCTTGGAGCTGCGAGAACGGGTTCTGGTAAAACTTTAGCCTTTTTGATACCTGCTGTTGAGTTGTTGTATCGTGGCAACTTTGTTCCTCGAAATGGAACTGGTGTAGTTGTCATTTGCCCAACTCGGGAGCTTGCGATACAA ACTCATGCAGTTGCAAAGGATCTTTTAAAGTATCATTCGCAGACACTTGGGTTGGTTATTGGTGGTGCAGCGAGAAGAGGAGAAGCTGAGCGTCTTGTAAAGGGAGTTAATTTATTGGTAGCGACTCCTGGGCGACTTCTTGATCATTTACAGAACACAAAAGGGTTTATCTATAAGAATCTTAAG TGCTTTGTGATCGATGAAGCTGATAGGATTCTGGAAGCAAACTTTGAGGAAGAAATGAAGCAGATTATTAAAATCCTACCGAAG GCGGAGCAAACTGCTCTCTTTTCAGCCACTCAGACCAAGAAG GTCGAGGATCTCGCCCGCTTATCCTTTCGTAATACTCCTGTTTACATCGATGTAGATGATGGGAGGGTCGAG GTGACTAATGAAGGTCTGCAACAAGGTTACTGTGTGGTGCCAAGTGCAAAAAGATTCATACTTTTATACTCTTTCTTGATAAGAAATCTGTCAAAAAAAGTGATGGTTTTCTTTTCATCATGCAATTCGGTTAAATTTCACTCGGAGCTTCTTACTTATATTCAAGTGGAATGTTTTGATATTCATGGGAAACAAAAGCAGCAAAAACGAACTTCTACGTTCTTTGACTTTTGCAAAGCAGAGAAAGGAATCTTGTTATGTACTGATGTAGCTGCTCGTGGTCTTGATATCCCTGCTGTG GACTGGATTGTTCAGTATGATCCTCCAGATGAGCCTAAG GAATATATTCATCGAGTCGGTCGAACTGCTCGTGGAGAGGGTGCTAAAGGGAATGCATTGCTTTTCCTTATTCCCGAAGAGCTACAGTTTCTTCGCTACCTCaag GCTGCAAAAGTACCGGTTAAGGAGTACGAGTTCgatgaaaagaaaatgaaaaatgtGCAGTCTCACCTG GAAAAACTGGTTGGCAACAACTATTATTTGAACAAATCAGCTAAAGAAGCATATAGATCCTACTTGTTAGCTTATAACTCACATTCCATGAAGGACATCTTTAATGTTCATCGTCTCGATATGCAG GCTGTCGCGGCATCATTTTGCTTTTCGAATCCTCCAAAGCTAAACTTGAACATAGACAGTAATGCATCAAAGTTCAGGCAAAAATCACGTAAGATTGAAGGAAGAAGTCGTAATGGATTTAGCGAAAACAATCCTTATGGCAGGAACCGTGGAGGGCGTGATGATAACACCCAGATTGTAAGATATTAG